The Mycobacteriales bacterium genome includes the window CTGCCCGCCGGACCGTAGGCCTGCTCCGGCGGGATCGTGAGCTGCCGCCGCCCGCCGACCTTCATGCCGGGGATGCCGTCCTGCCAGCCCTTGATCAGGCCCTGCAGCGGGAACTCGATCGACTCGCCACGGTTCCATGACGCGTCGAACTCCGATCCCGAGCTGAACTCGACGCCGACGTAGTGCACCTCGACGGTGTCGCCCGGCTTGGCCTCCTCGCCGGTCCCGACGACGAGATCCTCGATGACCAGGTCGGCGGGCGCGGTGCCGGAGTTGGCGGTGAGCTCAGGTTTGGTGAGGGACATGACGCCACCCTAAAGAGTCACCGACGCACCATAAGGTTTGGCGATCACATCGGGACAGGTACGGCGGTGAGCATGGGTACGACGGGCGAGACGCCGGCCTGGGTCGCCGCCCTCACCGACGACGACCTGCGCCGCCAGTTCGGCGCCGAGATCTTCGCCCGCGGCCTTGCCTACGCCCGCCAGGGCGCCGTCACCGACGTCCAGACCGGCGGCGAGGGCACCCTCCTGCTCGCCGCGGTGAGCGGCAACCGCCCCGCGCCGTACCAGGTCCTCGTCACCAGCCCCGCCAAGGTCAGCAAGCGCATCTCGGCCCGCTGCAGCTGCCCGATGGGGACCGGCTGCAAGCACATCGTGGCCGCGCTGCTCAACACCCGCGGCTTGAAGCCACGCCACGGCGCCCGGCCGTCGTGGCCGCACGACGACTGGGAGCACCTGCTCGACAACGTCATCGCCCGCCCGAAGCCCGCCGCCCCGACGCCGATGGCGCTGCAGTTCGAGCTGGTCCAGCCGCGCAACTCCCCCGGCCGCCGGATCCGGCTGCGGGCGATGGCGCAGGGCAAGACCGGCTGGATCAAGACCGGCGCATCATGGCGCGACCTCGAGAGCCGCTACCAACCGCCCGGCCGCCCGACGATCAGCGCCGAGCAGCGCGCCTGGGTGTTCGAGGTGCTGTCGGTCGCGCGCAGCCATCAGACGCACTACTACTCCCAGTACGCCGACGTCATCCTTCACCTCGAAGATCTCGGTACGGCGACCTGGCGGCTGCTCGCCGCCGCGCAGCGGGCCGGCTTCACCTTCATCGGCACCGGCGCCACCACGGTCGAGCTCGCCGCCGAACCGGCACGGCCTGTGATCGACCTGCGCCGTGCCGACGGCGGGGACGTCGAGCTGACCGCCGCGTTGCGACTCGACGACGGCGAGGTCCTGCCGCCCGGCGCGGACCTGATCGGCGAACCCGCGCACGGCTGCGCGATCGACGAACCGGGCCGGCTGCGGCTGATCCCCCTCGAACCGCAGATCGACGCCTCGATCCAGCGGCTGCTCAACTCCGGGCGGGTGGTGATTCCCGCGGCCGAGACGCCACGGTTCCTCACCGAGTTCTATCCCGCGTTGCAGCGCCAGCTGACCGTCGAGTCGGCCGACGCGAGCGTGGCGCTCCCCCGGATCGAGCCGCCCAGGCTGTCGGTGCGCATCGACTTCGAGCCGGGCCACGTCGCGACGATCGCGTCCTCGTTCGTCTATCGCGTCGGCGACCAGACCCACGAGGTCGCCATCGACGACACGGTGCCCGACGCGAGCCGCGACGTCGACGCGGAACGCGCGCTGCTGTCGCGGCTCACCGCGCTCGACGCCGTACCCGGCCTGCGCGCACCCGCCCACGAAGGTCGCCGCCTGATCCCGCAGGCGCAGGTCACCGGGCTGCACACCGCAGACCTCGCCGAACGTGTCCTTCCGGCGCTCGCCGACGACCCGGACGTCGAGGTCGTGGTGCAGGGCGACGCGACGGCGTACCACGAGTCAGCGGACGCACCGCTGGTCACGGTGGCGCTCGACGACGACGCCAACGACCCCGACTGGTTCAACCTCGCGGTCGCCGTCACCGTCGACGGCGAGCACGTGCCGTTCCCGCCGCTGTTCGCGGCGATGTCACTCGGCCAGGAGCGGCTGCTGCTCGACAGCGGCACCTGGTTCCGGCTCGACCGGCCCGAGCTGCGCCGGCTGCGCGAGCTCATCGACGAGGCGAAGGCCATCCAGGACAAGACCAGCGGCGCCCTGCGGCTCACCCCAGTCCAGGCCGGGCTGTGGGAAGAGCTCGTGCAGCTCGGCGTGGTCACCCAGCAGAGCGAGCGATGGGCCCGGACCGCCGGCGCGCTGCTCGCGCTCGAGGAGATGCCGCGCCCCGACCCACCGGTCGGGCTGAAGGCGCAACTGCGGCCCTACCAGCTCGACGGCTACCAGTGGCTCAGCCTGCTGTGGGACCTCCAGCTCGGCGGCGTGCTCGCCGACGACATGGGCCTCGGCAAGACGGTGCAGACCCTCGCGATGGCGGTTCGTGCCCGCGAGGCGGGGTCGCTGGGCGGCGAGTCCGGGCCGCTGCTGATCGTGACGCCGACGAGCGTGATGTCGACGTGGGCGAGCCAGGCGGCGCAGTTCGCGCCCGACCTCGACGTACGCATCGTCCCTGGGACGCAGCGCAAGACCTCGACCACGGTGGCAGAGCACGCCGCCGGCGCCGACCTCGTGATCACGTCGTTCACGCTGTTCCGCCTCGACGAGGAGGCCTACCGGTCGGTGAAGTGGTCCGGGCTGGTGCTCGACGAAGCGCAGTTCGTGAAGAACCACCAGGCCAAGACCTACCAGTGCGCGCGCAGGCTGCCCGCGCCGTTCAAGCTGGCGATCACCGGTACGCCGCTGGAGAACACGCTCATGGACCTGTGGTCCATGCTCTCGATCGTCGCGCCGGGCCTGTTCCCCAACCCGGAGCGGTTCAACGAGTTCTACCGGCGCCCGATCGAGCGCGGCGAGGCGCCCGACCGGCTCGACGCGCTGCGGCGGCGGATCCGGCCGCTGATGCTGCGGCGTACCAAGGAGCTCGTCGCTTCCGACCTGCCGCCGAAGACCGAGCAGCGCCTCGACGTCGAGCTCAATCCGCAGCACCGCCGGATCTACGACACCCATCTCAACCGCGAGCGGCAGCGCGTCATGCACCTCGTGGAGGACATGGACCGCAACCGGCTGACGATCCTGCGTTCGCTGACCCTGCTGCGTCAGCTCAGCCTCGACGCATCCCTGGTCGACGAGGAGCACGCTGGCAAGGTCCGCTCCAGCAAGATCGACGCGCTCGTCGACCAGCTGCGCGAAATCGCCGCGGAGGGTCATCGCGCCCTGGTGTTCAGCCAGTTCACCCGGTTCCTGTCGTTGATCCGCACCCGGCTCACCGAGGAGGGCCTTGGCCACTGCTACCTCGACGGCCGCACCCGCGACCGGGCCGCGCGGATCGCGGAGTTCACCGAAGGCGACGCCCCGGTCTTCCTGATCAGCCTCAAGGCGGGCGGGTTCGGGCTGAACCTCACCGCCGCCGACTACGTCTTCGTCCTCGACCCGTGGTGGAACCCGGCAGCCGAGGAGCAGGCGATCGACCGGACGCACCGGATCGGGCAGGACAAGCCGGTCATGGTCTACCGGCTGGTCGCCACCGACACGATCGAGGAGAAGGTCGTCGCCCTCCAGGAGCGCAAGCGCGACCTGTTCGCCCAGGTCGTCGACGGCGGCGCGGCAGCCAGCGGTGCGCTGACCGCTGCGGACATCCGGGAGCTGTTCGCGTCCTGACGCCGCCGCCGGCTGAGGTCAGCCGGTCCGCCTGACGCTGTAGTAGCTGTGCGCGTTGTTGCGGTTGCCCGCCCAGTCGGTCGCCACTGCGACGTAACGAATCGTGATCAGCCGCGGATGCTCGACCCGCGTCGTCTCGATGCGGCAGGTGTGCACTCCCGAGTAGCGGTCGTGCGCGAGGCAGGTGAGCCGGCGTACCGCGGCGTAGACCGCGTGCGGCCTGACCCCGTGAACGGCGACGGTCGGTCGCTCGCGGTCGACGTTGATCCCGGTGATCGATGCCGTCGCGGTCGTGCCGTTCGTGTCGGTCACCGAGCCGGTGGCGGACTGCCCGGCGCCGCTGTTGTCGATGTACGCCGGGCCCGGGCACGACATCGCCAGCGGCGCCGAGCCGGGCGTGCAGTGGAACACCACCGTGACCGCGGACCGGTACCAACCATGGCTCTCGCCGGACGCGCTCACCGTGGTCGCGGTGATCGTCGGCCCGTCGCCGCCAGCCCCGGTGGTCACGGGCGCGGCGAAAGCGCTCGGCGCGGTCGCGACCACCACGCCGCCCAGCGCGAGGGTGACCAGGCAGCGGGCGACGTTCACTCCTCCGTTGTACCCGAGCCGTCGTCGTCGCGGTCCGCGCTGTCGCTCACGCAGCGGGCAGCCGCCGACCCGTCACCAGCGAAGCCGGGTCCGCCCTCGCCCAAGCGTGACGGTGAGCGTCCCACGTCGGCTCGCGTGGCGGGCGCGACCGCCGACCCGGACGAGCTCTCCCGGTCGCAGGTGCGTCAAGGCGAGCCGGGTCGCTCCGTCGGTCGTGATCGAGGCGGTGCCCGACGGCAGCCGTGCCGCGGCGAGGTCCACCGCGACGTGGCCGACGTTGCGCAAGGTCATCTCCAGGCGACGCGACCGTTGAAGCGGCGCGCCGAGCTGCCAGCTCCCGGTGGTGACCTGCATCGGCGGCGCGTCAGCGGGCGCGATGACCGATCCGGTCTCGTGCTCCGTCACGGCACGCCCGGCCATCGCGCCGTCGGTGGCGCGCACGGTCGACAGCGCGTTGCCCTGGGTGACCCGTTGCCGCAGGCCGGACAGCCAGTACACCCGAGTCGGCCCGAGACCGAGTCGGCGGTTCACCGACTGGCTGCACCACGTGTAGCTGACGGTCCGCGGATGCGCGTCGACGACCGGCCGGTGCGGCAGGGCGGCGACCTGCGAGGAGAAGCCGTCGAGCAGGTCGGTGGTCACGTGCTCCGGCGCGGTGGTGGAGAAGAAGGTGAACCGGTCCGCCGCCGCGCTCAGCCGCTGGATCAGCTCGGGGTTGTTCACCGAGGGCGACAGCTCGTCGGTGTAGGAGTCGCTGATCACCAGCGGCACCCAGTGCAGGTTCGCCGACCGGTCCGGAGCGGCGGCGATGACGAGGTTCGCCGCCCCTGCCGGCGCGCTGCTACAGCCGTCGTCGAACCCGCCGTCGAGCGGCATCGACGCCGCGAAGACCGACGGGTACGTGCTCGGCAGTACGAAGCTGGCAAGCCCGCCCATCGAGTAGCCGGTGATCAACGTCCGGTCGGCCAGCACGCGATACTCGCGGGCGACCTGGCCCCAGACCTGCCAGAAGTCGTGCTCGGCGACTCCGGCGTACAGCCCGTCGCCTCCGAAGCCCTCGGGGCTGACGCAGATCGAGTCGCGCTCCTGACAGAGCTGCCTCGACAGTCGCGGGTTGATCACCGGGTACTGGTTGTAGTTGACGTCGGCGGAGTGCAGCAGCCACGTCAGCGGCAGCGGCGTCGCGGCCGAGTAACCCTTCGGGACGTACACCTCGTAGGGCTGCACCCGGCTGAGAAAGGTGGGGTTGGCCGTGGCTGCGCCCGACACCCCTTGCCCGAGGTGCAGGTCGGTGACGTACCAGCGGTCGCTCCAACCGGTCACGCGCGGCGCGGGCGTCGTCACTCGCTCGGCGAGGCGGTGCCAGTCGACAACGCGGGAGAACGGCGTGACGTCGCCGGTGGCGAGCGCGTCTGCCTGGTGCGCCTCCGACCAGAAGTTGTCATCGACGAGATGGCGGAGCGCCGCAGGTGCTTGCCGCAGCCAGCCCGGCAGGCTCTGCGCTGCGGCCAACGCCTGGTCGATCCCCGCTGTCGAGGTTGCGACGTACTGGGCCGGCTCCTGTCGCCGCGCGCGGAAAGTGACGTTGTACGCACGCGCCGCGGTGGCGGGGGCCGGAAGCGCACCCGCGAGTGTCGGTACGGCGAACGTGCGTCCGGACGGGGCGGCGAGCCCGGCCGCCAACCGGACTCGCCAACGTCCCGAGACCGCCAGCACGTGACGCGGCACGACGACGATGAACGACCGAGCCTTCGGATCCACGTGAGTGGCGAACCGTGCGATCACGGCGCCGGTCGTCGGGTTCTCCAGCCACGCGCCGGTCGCGGACACGACCAGCGCACGATCGATGCCCGGTGAGGTCAGGTTCGCCGCGGCCGGCCACCGCGCCGAGCCGGTCGAGGCGTCGTCGTCGGTGTCGAAGGTCCACTCCGCGATCGGCACGCGCGGAGAAACCAGCGTGTTCCAGTCGATCCGCCAGTAGCTGGCCTTTCGGGTCAGCCCGATCGCGGCCCGGAAGATGTCCGCGCCGTCGCCTGCCGCTGCACCCGCGGGGTAGACGAAGCTGCCCTTCGCCGGTGACAACGGATCGGCGGCAAGCGTCTCGGTGTTCAGCGGCAGCGCCGACGTTTCGCTCGCCCCGTAGTCGTCGTACACCCAGTCGGTCCACTCGAGCGCCCCGCCGGCCAACCGCCCCGTGCCCGACGTCCGCGAGAAGCGGTCTGGGAACGGCCAGGGCTTGGGCGTCGGCAATCGCGGCTCACGGTCGTGTGCCGCCCGGGCGGCCCCGGGGGGCAGTCCCGTCCGCGGGCGTTCGAGACCCGCGCCGCTGGCCCGAGGCAATGACACGGCTTGCGCCACGCTGGCCGCGCTCGACGACGGAATCGCGACGCCGCAGACCGCGAGACCGACCACCACGGCGACCGCGAGTGTCAGCACGCCGCTGCGTCGTACTGACCGATCAGCCCGCACGAGCGATGCCCGTCAGCGCGCCGGTCGTCCCCACCGGACGCCCTCCTCCGTCGAAGTAGAACCTTGTTCTATCTTTCCGGCTAATCGGCGTCAACGCTGGTAAAGGCGACGAGGGCGGCGCCTACCCCGCAGCCGCAGGGCGCTCCTCACACCCGCGGTTTCGCATGTTCATCGATTGCACCCGGCCGTGGTCCAGCCAGTACGCGGAGGCGTTGTAGAACGACAGCAGGTCGGCGACGCACCGGCCATCGATCCGATAGGGCACGTTGCCCGAGACGAGATTCGTCGGGTCCTTCGCGGCGGCGGCAGGACTGTAGGTGCCGCCGCCGATGGAATGCGCGTCGGCAGATCCGTCGAAACGCAGGGCGGTGAGCCGTCGCAGGCCTGATTGCTCGTGCTTGAGGTAGTAGTCGAACCACGCCTGCGAGTAGTAAAGCGAGACCAGCTGCCCGTAGCGAGAGGCCGGCAGTGCACCGACCGAAGACTGCTGGTCCCACTCGTAGTGGGTGCTTGCCCGCGGTGTGATGACCATCGAGTCGACGCCGGCCTTGCGCATCTGGTCGAACGCGGGCCAGTGCTGCTCCGGGTTCTCGAACGCACCGGGGAGCCGCGGGGTCGCGAACTCCGGGAACTTGTAGTCGGTGCCGAAGTACAACGCCGGGGCGTGGATCTTCGGCAGCAGCCACGACGGCAGCGACAGATCGATGTTGTCGTAGGAGATGACCGCTTTGACTCGCGGGTCCTGCTGCCCGATCGGGGTGACTGCCGAGGCTCCGAGGGAGTGGCCGGCGATGCCGACCTCGGAGCGATTCACCTCTTGCCACAGCGGGTTGTACGGCAATGCGTGCTCGCCGTTGCGGCCCACGTCGTACTTGTCGGGATGACGTGGCGTCGACACCGCGAAGTCGATCGCGGCGTGTGTCTCCGGCTTGTCGTTGGTCGGGACGTTGCACACGATGCCGCACTTCTTCGACGGGTCGGTGTCGTGGGAGGTGACCTCTGAGTCACCCTGGGCCTGCGGATCCATGATCAGGACCACGTAGCCGGCCTCGGCGAGGCCCTCCCCGTACCACCAGGCCTGCTCCTTCGACTCCTGCAAGCCAGGCGTGAAGGTGACGATCGGGTAGCGCCTGCCCGGATGCGGATTCGGGCTGAACAGCTCGGCGTCGATCTCCGCACCGTCGGTCGAGATGTAGTGGAACTGCTGGAACTGGCCGCGCCCCAAGGCGACCCACCGAGTCGGGACCCGAAACGGGTCACCACCCGCAACGAACACCGAGCCCCAGCTGCGCAGCCTGGGGTCGGTGACGTCGCCGAAGATCTCGTTGGGATTGCTCCCTGCCACCTCCATCGCGGACATCGCGACGAACGCGGGATTGGCGAGCTCGTCGGTCAGCCGCTGTGTCGAGCACAGTTCGTTCTGCCGGTCTCTCGCCT containing:
- a CDS encoding FKBP-type peptidyl-prolyl cis-trans isomerase, whose translation is MSLTKPELTANSGTAPADLVIEDLVVGTGEEAKPGDTVEVHYVGVEFSSGSEFDASWNRGESIEFPLQGLIKGWQDGIPGMKVGGRRQLTIPPEQAYGPAGSGHRLSGQTLVFVIDLLGVK
- a CDS encoding DEAD/DEAH box helicase, which translates into the protein MGTTGETPAWVAALTDDDLRRQFGAEIFARGLAYARQGAVTDVQTGGEGTLLLAAVSGNRPAPYQVLVTSPAKVSKRISARCSCPMGTGCKHIVAALLNTRGLKPRHGARPSWPHDDWEHLLDNVIARPKPAAPTPMALQFELVQPRNSPGRRIRLRAMAQGKTGWIKTGASWRDLESRYQPPGRPTISAEQRAWVFEVLSVARSHQTHYYSQYADVILHLEDLGTATWRLLAAAQRAGFTFIGTGATTVELAAEPARPVIDLRRADGGDVELTAALRLDDGEVLPPGADLIGEPAHGCAIDEPGRLRLIPLEPQIDASIQRLLNSGRVVIPAAETPRFLTEFYPALQRQLTVESADASVALPRIEPPRLSVRIDFEPGHVATIASSFVYRVGDQTHEVAIDDTVPDASRDVDAERALLSRLTALDAVPGLRAPAHEGRRLIPQAQVTGLHTADLAERVLPALADDPDVEVVVQGDATAYHESADAPLVTVALDDDANDPDWFNLAVAVTVDGEHVPFPPLFAAMSLGQERLLLDSGTWFRLDRPELRRLRELIDEAKAIQDKTSGALRLTPVQAGLWEELVQLGVVTQQSERWARTAGALLALEEMPRPDPPVGLKAQLRPYQLDGYQWLSLLWDLQLGGVLADDMGLGKTVQTLAMAVRAREAGSLGGESGPLLIVTPTSVMSTWASQAAQFAPDLDVRIVPGTQRKTSTTVAEHAAGADLVITSFTLFRLDEEAYRSVKWSGLVLDEAQFVKNHQAKTYQCARRLPAPFKLAITGTPLENTLMDLWSMLSIVAPGLFPNPERFNEFYRRPIERGEAPDRLDALRRRIRPLMLRRTKELVASDLPPKTEQRLDVELNPQHRRIYDTHLNRERQRVMHLVEDMDRNRLTILRSLTLLRQLSLDASLVDEEHAGKVRSSKIDALVDQLREIAAEGHRALVFSQFTRFLSLIRTRLTEEGLGHCYLDGRTRDRAARIAEFTEGDAPVFLISLKAGGFGLNLTAADYVFVLDPWWNPAAEEQAIDRTHRIGQDKPVMVYRLVATDTIEEKVVALQERKRDLFAQVVDGGAAASGALTAADIRELFAS
- a CDS encoding alpha/beta hydrolase; translated protein: MRLAGLLAGALAVSGAGMATASPSHAPRELNASQLLAGGVVATDCTGAVGNPNPKTDLVAWEARDRQNELCSTQRLTDELANPAFVAMSAMEVAGSNPNEIFGDVTDPRLRSWGSVFVAGGDPFRVPTRWVALGRGQFQQFHYISTDGAEIDAELFSPNPHPGRRYPIVTFTPGLQESKEQAWWYGEGLAEAGYVVLIMDPQAQGDSEVTSHDTDPSKKCGIVCNVPTNDKPETHAAIDFAVSTPRHPDKYDVGRNGEHALPYNPLWQEVNRSEVGIAGHSLGASAVTPIGQQDPRVKAVISYDNIDLSLPSWLLPKIHAPALYFGTDYKFPEFATPRLPGAFENPEQHWPAFDQMRKAGVDSMVITPRASTHYEWDQQSSVGALPASRYGQLVSLYYSQAWFDYYLKHEQSGLRRLTALRFDGSADAHSIGGGTYSPAAAAKDPTNLVSGNVPYRIDGRCVADLLSFYNASAYWLDHGRVQSMNMRNRGCEERPAAAG